The region GGCCAGGGCATTGCGCAACTTGTCGATCCAGCTCAGCTGCGGCGTGGTGAAGAACGCCTTGAGGCCATTGAACGGAGCTCCGATCGGGAAGCGGAAATCCAGTTCCCGCAGATCACCGCCCTCATTCACAAACAGATGGGTGTGCTGCTTGGGCAGCAAATTCTCAAATGCACCCACTTTCCGCATCAGCGCGAAGAGATTGGCGTAGTTAAAGAAGAACACATGCAACCCCATTTCGATGTGGTTGCCGCCGTCATCCACCCAGCTGCCCACCTTGCCGCCCATGAATGGACGGGCCTCGTAGAGGTTCACCTCATGACCGGCATCCACCAGATCCACCGCAGCGGAGAGGCCCGCGAGACCGGAACCGACAATCGCGACCCGCACCTTTTGGTGTGCAACTGATGGCGACTCTATGTATCAGGCTCCATAAAGTGAGGGCACGAGCCTGCGTCACCGATGACCTCAACCACCAGCCCAGCGCCGGCCCACACCGCCAAGGACGGCAAGGGCATCCTGATCACGGAGCCGGCGATGCAGCAGCTGGCGAAGCTCTGCAGTGAACAGGGTGATCAGCAGGTGTTGCGGGTGGGTGTGCGCTCAGGAGGCTGCAGCGGCATGAGCTACACCATGGATTTCGTGCCGGCCTCCGACACCCTCGAGGACGACGAGACCTACGATTACGTCGCCGCCAACGGCCAGGGCTTCCGCGTGATCTGCGACCCCAAGAGCCTGCTGTACATCTACGGCATGCAGCTGGACTTCAGCACCGCCCTGATCGGTGGTGGGTTCAACTTCACCAACCCGAACGCCAGCCAGACCTGCGGTTGCGGCAGCTCCTTCGCGGTCTGACCCCAAAGCGCCGCGTGGGAATCTGAAGAGGTGTTCAGCACGCCTACCCATGGAGTCTAGCCAGGAGAACCTGTTCGACCAGGCCATGGCCCGCT is a window of Synechococcus sp. A15-24 DNA encoding:
- a CDS encoding iron-sulfur cluster assembly accessory protein yields the protein MTSTTSPAPAHTAKDGKGILITEPAMQQLAKLCSEQGDQQVLRVGVRSGGCSGMSYTMDFVPASDTLEDDETYDYVAANGQGFRVICDPKSLLYIYGMQLDFSTALIGGGFNFTNPNASQTCGCGSSFAV